A single window of Archangium gephyra DNA harbors:
- a CDS encoding cytochrome P450 has protein sequence MIAIHNEPPGPEGAWGIANVADFHADPLRFVTRCAREFGDVVRLGQDNYLLCHPRDIEHVFVNSQRSFAKETGQKPTWAKTGSYHHALMHTDGKDWLYKRRLLQPLFKRDRVDTGAEPIVAAAEEMIASWRPGEVRALEGDVAPLSAQVVGRFLLGSDLSANEVQRVTSFLAWSFRPLPIRIPRWLPTPRNLRFRWSVLQFDRAIYGLIERLRERSRGSSNLLELVQQARDGEEGCLAPPWYPRDELAIMLLAAHQPTAIALAWTLYLMALHPEVEARVAAEVKQTLGDRRATAEDAERLVYTSAVIKETLRLYPPVWMTARDSLQEVELGGYRIAAGVSLALSPWVAHRDPRWFADPDTFRPERWLDGSLEGLPKYAYFPFGGGPRLCMGAWLAKLALVLVIATVVRRYRLTLAAGAKVTPFAAASFLIPQGVRLVPTART, from the coding sequence ATGATTGCGATTCATAACGAGCCTCCCGGCCCCGAGGGAGCGTGGGGCATCGCCAATGTCGCGGACTTCCACGCCGACCCGCTCCGGTTCGTGACCCGGTGCGCCCGGGAGTTCGGGGATGTGGTCCGGTTGGGCCAGGACAACTATCTCCTCTGCCATCCCCGCGACATCGAGCACGTCTTCGTCAACAGCCAGCGGAGCTTCGCGAAGGAGACCGGGCAGAAGCCAACCTGGGCCAAGACGGGCTCGTACCACCATGCGCTGATGCACACGGACGGGAAGGACTGGCTCTACAAGCGCAGGCTCCTCCAGCCCCTGTTCAAGCGGGATCGCGTCGACACCGGCGCGGAGCCGATCGTCGCGGCCGCCGAGGAGATGATCGCTTCCTGGCGCCCTGGAGAGGTGCGCGCGCTCGAGGGCGACGTCGCGCCGCTCTCGGCCCAGGTGGTCGGGCGGTTCCTCCTGGGTTCGGACCTCAGCGCCAACGAGGTCCAGCGGGTCACGTCCTTCCTGGCGTGGAGTTTCCGGCCGCTCCCCATCCGGATACCGCGCTGGCTCCCCACGCCCCGGAACCTCCGGTTCAGGTGGTCGGTCCTGCAGTTCGACCGGGCCATCTACGGGCTCATCGAGCGCCTGCGGGAGCGCAGCCGCGGCTCGTCCAACCTCCTCGAGCTGGTGCAGCAGGCCCGCGACGGAGAGGAGGGCTGTCTGGCCCCTCCATGGTACCCCCGCGACGAGCTGGCCATCATGCTCCTCGCCGCGCACCAGCCGACGGCCATCGCGCTGGCGTGGACGCTCTACCTGATGGCGCTGCACCCGGAGGTGGAGGCGCGTGTGGCCGCCGAGGTGAAGCAGACACTGGGTGACCGGCGCGCCACGGCCGAGGATGCCGAGCGTCTGGTCTACACGAGCGCGGTCATCAAGGAGACGCTGCGGCTCTACCCGCCCGTCTGGATGACGGCCCGGGACTCCCTCCAGGAAGTCGAGCTCGGAGGCTACCGGATCGCCGCGGGTGTCAGCCTGGCGCTGAGCCCCTGGGTGGCCCACCGGGACCCGCGTTGGTTCGCGGACCCCGACACGTTCCGCCCGGAGCGCTGGCTCGATGGCTCACTCGAAGGGCTCCCGAAGTACGCGTACTTCCCGTTCGGAGGTGGCCCGCGCCTGTGCATGGGCGCCTGGCTCGCGAAGCTGGCGCTGGTGCTCGTCATCGCGACGGTGGTTCGCCGTTACCGCCTCACGCTCGCCGCGGGCGCGAAGGTCACTCCTTTCGCGGCGGCGTCCTTCCTCATTCCCCAGGGTGTTCGCCTGGTGCCAACGGCTCGGACCTGA
- a CDS encoding type VI secretion system contractile sheath domain-containing protein, protein MSREGTAGSQVRWWVAGAFTQSPSGRCFQVTPDTFAEELARSATGLRVSVADRLGAGETRSFELTFPKLRSFLVAEVVSAVPELRALKALMDGLDKLPAEAAVKSIEAVVGAGRLAESVGAVLREKQSPPTPKGSNGVSNGVASHAPAAPRQPDLVDSIFERTDSARPDQAAKAGVDAFLRAVGTRSTPPANPASATAPARALVEEAVLATARDVLAHPLVARLESAWRGLKMLVDHCPASSGMALEVFDVEGPAAVDGLEAQLPLDRFERPDALFVVEAVDDVALLGKLAALGERAQLPVVVEVPPSLLGVTSAAEVVTRVEEEGGGVSEAWAGLRAEESSRWLCAALHRVVVMVDGQGARRRTCFTSAALGVASMLASSFRETGSFARILGGPGGVQAPAVWQLPPGREGGTAVPTETFFPLRTQSRLAELGVLGLGSGRNTDVLQLTAAPMVYGGEHRVPLPAQILTGRIVRFAQWVRDQLPSSAGDAEVSTLFSQAADVFLFGGATPAGRVRGEVVSTGEGTRGVRVTALVRPEYAGMPLELGFVLPMRG, encoded by the coding sequence ATGAGCCGTGAGGGTACAGCGGGTTCGCAGGTGAGGTGGTGGGTCGCGGGGGCTTTCACGCAGAGCCCCTCGGGCAGGTGCTTCCAGGTGACGCCGGACACCTTCGCCGAGGAGCTGGCGCGCTCCGCCACGGGGCTGCGCGTGAGCGTGGCCGACCGGCTGGGCGCGGGCGAGACGCGCTCCTTCGAGCTGACGTTCCCCAAGCTGCGCTCCTTCCTGGTGGCGGAGGTGGTGTCCGCCGTCCCCGAGCTGCGCGCGCTCAAGGCCCTCATGGACGGGCTGGACAAGCTGCCCGCGGAGGCGGCCGTCAAGAGCATCGAGGCGGTGGTGGGCGCCGGGCGCCTCGCCGAGTCGGTGGGCGCCGTGCTTCGCGAGAAGCAGTCCCCGCCCACGCCCAAGGGAAGCAATGGCGTGAGCAACGGTGTCGCCAGCCACGCGCCCGCGGCGCCCCGCCAGCCGGACCTCGTGGACTCCATCTTCGAGCGCACGGACTCGGCCCGCCCCGACCAGGCGGCGAAGGCGGGCGTGGATGCCTTCCTGCGCGCGGTGGGGACGCGCTCGACGCCCCCGGCGAATCCCGCCTCGGCGACGGCTCCGGCGCGCGCCCTGGTGGAGGAGGCGGTGCTGGCCACGGCCCGGGATGTGCTCGCCCATCCGCTCGTCGCGCGGCTCGAGTCGGCCTGGCGTGGCCTGAAGATGCTGGTGGACCATTGCCCCGCGTCGTCCGGCATGGCCCTGGAGGTGTTCGACGTGGAGGGGCCCGCGGCCGTGGACGGCCTGGAGGCCCAGCTCCCGCTGGACCGCTTCGAGCGCCCCGATGCCCTCTTCGTGGTGGAGGCCGTGGACGACGTGGCCCTGCTCGGGAAGCTGGCCGCGCTGGGCGAGCGCGCGCAGCTCCCGGTGGTGGTGGAGGTGCCGCCCTCGCTCCTGGGCGTGACGTCGGCCGCGGAGGTGGTGACGCGGGTGGAGGAGGAGGGCGGTGGGGTGTCCGAGGCCTGGGCCGGCCTGCGTGCGGAGGAGTCCTCGCGCTGGCTGTGCGCGGCGCTGCACCGGGTGGTGGTGATGGTGGATGGGCAGGGAGCCCGGCGGCGGACGTGCTTCACCAGCGCGGCCCTGGGCGTGGCGTCCATGCTGGCGTCGAGCTTCCGCGAGACGGGGAGCTTCGCGCGGATTCTCGGGGGCCCGGGCGGGGTGCAGGCGCCCGCGGTGTGGCAGCTGCCGCCGGGGCGCGAGGGCGGGACGGCGGTGCCGACGGAGACGTTCTTCCCCCTGCGCACGCAGTCGCGGCTGGCCGAGCTGGGCGTGCTGGGCCTGGGCAGCGGCAGGAACACGGACGTGCTGCAGCTCACGGCGGCGCCCATGGTGTACGGAGGCGAGCACCGGGTGCCGCTGCCGGCCCAGATTCTCACGGGCCGCATCGTTCGCTTCGCGCAGTGGGTGAGGGACCAGCTCCCTTCGAGCGCGGGTGACGCGGAGGTGTCGACGCTGTTCTCGCAGGCCGCGGACGTGTTCCTGTTCGGCGGGGCGACACCCGCGGGCCGGGTGCGCGGCGAGGTGGTGTCCACCGGAGAAGGCACCCGGGGCGTGCGCGTGACGGCGCTGGTGCGGCCGGAGTACGCGGGCATGCCGCTGGAGCTGGGCTTCGTGCTGCCGATGCGCGGGTAG
- a CDS encoding immunity 52 family protein: protein MRETYYAGSYWGNRKDSAEECARRTETFFHLLSQCDPIYTRWFEQADSRKKALQLQFEPTADTFLRFFKRRTYQEGRDGFILWVWTGHEDGHGGLATMRCGSAAEFASNNCLLYLPSEEPERERVLQADVLAGVLRAMVLAWEPDWAVVTSDDLRTSFSQTSRAGTFVGWWTYFSRDRGELPPLPEPVRVQPVEDRGTLVLLTPERLTASNPEHLALGQRVQEVLLAKGLLEPVVSRRPTP, encoded by the coding sequence ATGCGAGAGACCTATTACGCGGGAAGCTACTGGGGCAACCGCAAGGATTCCGCCGAGGAGTGTGCCCGGCGTACGGAGACATTCTTCCACCTGCTGTCTCAATGCGACCCCATCTACACCCGCTGGTTCGAGCAGGCCGACTCGCGCAAGAAGGCGCTCCAGCTCCAATTCGAGCCCACCGCTGATACCTTCCTGCGCTTCTTCAAGAGGAGGACATACCAGGAGGGCAGGGATGGCTTCATACTCTGGGTGTGGACGGGGCACGAGGATGGACACGGAGGGCTGGCCACCATGCGCTGTGGCTCCGCAGCCGAATTCGCTTCGAACAACTGCCTCCTCTACCTGCCTTCGGAGGAGCCGGAGAGGGAGCGCGTCCTCCAGGCGGACGTGCTCGCCGGGGTGCTGCGCGCCATGGTGCTGGCATGGGAGCCGGACTGGGCCGTTGTCACCTCCGACGATTTGCGGACCAGCTTCTCCCAGACGAGCAGGGCAGGGACCTTCGTGGGTTGGTGGACGTACTTCTCTCGTGACCGGGGGGAACTACCACCCCTGCCAGAGCCGGTGCGGGTGCAACCCGTGGAGGACAGGGGCACGCTCGTCCTGCTCACTCCCGAGCGCCTCACCGCCTCCAATCCCGAGCACCTCGCCCTGGGCCAACGGGTCCAGGAGGTGCTGCTCGCGAAGGGCCTGCTGGAGCCGGTCGTCTCCAGACGGCCGACACCCTGA
- a CDS encoding Tox-REase-5 domain-containing protein: MRLRLPHWCLAWRWYANHVVLTWALLVLGGCATSAPLPGLLLSPRAHRLTPAFSTQARPPGPVDSAGTAVLSGDAPAPDEDDDPEDDVDEEEPGAPAMTADVPGDESGSRGRHRAREEDEPLEDGGEGLVGWRDGVGEGRPWPVPFSVDHFQGLLVQVGVSSEVLPEDGSTLSPQQAVQLLAHLLEAEAGLLEFPRQRMAAHLLLEVATGAGPVTREELQARMDRFHRLRVVRPDGYLVRAVTGEAVQRAGEVRLTEDGTLRAGRYEVGPFYAVEHGQLWPVDTGLEVPRGAKPLGPYVPDDGVVLPALEGAGLALGDTLEGLSRLVFHPGESLQGLTRLPGAVRVLFQNAPEYWEAFRQRPRGEQVRGVSRLLANVLLTVGTSGAGAVKAVGWGEKLGRLSVPLLTLTKRGELVLRLVAVPGRAIAVAGQGLSVAWGLHLAQVGSGGGGGWVPPVRGPGQWVPKKERMSPRSRAFQHKVTKAPAGWVYRVWRNGEKADFDGFDLKQRLLQETKGLGYDKHFKADLDPKGYFKGARRLVRQAQRQWRVANGIPIRWHVAEPRMVPILKKLFEKNELTGIDVVYTPPVP, translated from the coding sequence ATGCGTCTGCGTTTACCTCACTGGTGCCTGGCCTGGCGCTGGTACGCCAATCACGTGGTGCTGACGTGGGCCCTGCTGGTGCTGGGCGGGTGCGCCACGAGCGCGCCCCTGCCCGGACTGCTCCTCAGCCCTCGCGCTCACCGCCTGACGCCGGCCTTCTCCACCCAGGCGCGTCCGCCCGGGCCCGTGGACTCCGCGGGAACGGCCGTGCTGTCCGGGGACGCCCCTGCGCCCGACGAGGACGACGACCCGGAGGACGACGTCGATGAGGAGGAGCCCGGTGCCCCGGCCATGACGGCGGACGTACCCGGGGACGAGTCCGGCTCGCGGGGACGCCACCGGGCGCGGGAGGAGGACGAGCCGCTGGAGGACGGAGGCGAGGGCCTCGTGGGCTGGAGGGATGGCGTGGGGGAGGGACGCCCCTGGCCGGTGCCCTTCAGTGTGGACCATTTCCAGGGCCTGCTGGTGCAGGTGGGCGTGTCCTCCGAGGTGCTGCCCGAGGACGGGAGCACCCTGTCGCCCCAGCAGGCGGTGCAACTGTTGGCGCACCTGCTGGAGGCGGAGGCGGGGCTTTTGGAATTCCCCCGCCAGCGCATGGCGGCGCACCTGCTGCTGGAGGTGGCCACGGGCGCGGGGCCGGTGACGCGTGAGGAGTTGCAGGCGCGCATGGACCGCTTCCACCGGCTGCGGGTGGTGCGGCCGGACGGCTACCTGGTGCGGGCGGTGACGGGCGAGGCCGTGCAGCGGGCCGGAGAGGTGCGGCTGACCGAAGACGGCACGCTGCGCGCGGGCCGCTACGAGGTGGGCCCCTTCTACGCGGTGGAGCACGGGCAACTGTGGCCGGTGGACACGGGGCTGGAGGTGCCCCGGGGGGCTAAGCCGCTGGGCCCCTATGTGCCAGATGATGGCGTGGTGCTGCCGGCGCTGGAGGGAGCGGGGCTGGCGCTGGGGGACACCCTGGAGGGCTTGAGCCGGCTCGTCTTCCACCCGGGCGAGAGCCTGCAAGGCCTGACGCGGCTGCCGGGCGCGGTGCGCGTGCTCTTCCAGAATGCGCCCGAGTATTGGGAGGCCTTCCGCCAGAGGCCACGGGGCGAGCAGGTGCGAGGGGTGTCGCGGCTGCTGGCCAACGTACTGCTGACGGTGGGCACCTCGGGGGCAGGGGCGGTGAAGGCGGTGGGGTGGGGCGAAAAGCTCGGCCGGCTGTCGGTGCCGCTGCTGACGCTGACGAAGCGGGGCGAGCTGGTGCTGCGGCTGGTGGCGGTGCCCGGGCGGGCCATTGCGGTGGCGGGCCAGGGGCTGAGCGTCGCATGGGGCCTGCATCTGGCCCAGGTGGGCTCGGGCGGAGGTGGCGGCTGGGTGCCGCCGGTGAGAGGGCCGGGGCAGTGGGTGCCCAAGAAGGAGCGGATGTCGCCGCGCTCGCGCGCCTTCCAGCACAAGGTGACCAAGGCTCCCGCGGGCTGGGTGTACCGCGTGTGGCGCAATGGCGAGAAGGCCGACTTCGACGGCTTCGACCTGAAGCAGCGCCTGCTACAGGAGACCAAGGGCCTGGGCTATGACAAACACTTCAAGGCGGATCTCGATCCCAAGGGATATTTCAAAGGCGCCAGGAGGCTCGTCAGGCAGGCACAGCGGCAATGGAGGGTGGCCAACGGCATTCCCATCCGCTGGCACGTGGCGGAGCCCCGCATGGTCCCCATCCTCAAGAAGTTGTTCGAGAAGAACGAGCTCACCGGTATTGATGTTGTCTACACACCGCCCGTGCCATGA
- a CDS encoding isoprenyl transferase, with protein MERPVSPPSVAALERLVQERPLPRHVGIIMDGNGRWAELRDLPRVEGHREGSTSVREVTRCARRVGVQALTLYAFSSQNWARPAEEVAALMELLREYLESERAEILGNGIRFNAIGEVEKLPRFVREPLERLRADSANNTGMVLTLALSYGGREELAQAARRMAEAACKGELTPAQLDTQTFESYLWTNGLPPLDLVVRTSGEQRISNFLLWQLAYAELCFNDILWPDFRAEAFLRCLAQYQQRERRFGLTSAQVKREDSLRAGA; from the coding sequence ATGGAACGTCCTGTGTCACCGCCCTCCGTCGCTGCTCTCGAACGACTCGTCCAGGAACGGCCCCTGCCGCGCCATGTGGGTATCATCATGGATGGCAACGGCCGGTGGGCGGAGCTGCGCGACCTGCCCCGGGTGGAAGGCCACCGCGAGGGCTCCACCAGTGTGCGTGAGGTGACCCGCTGCGCCCGCCGTGTGGGCGTCCAGGCCCTCACTCTCTATGCCTTCTCCTCGCAGAACTGGGCCCGCCCCGCCGAGGAGGTGGCCGCCCTGATGGAGCTGCTGCGCGAGTACCTCGAGAGCGAGCGCGCGGAGATTCTCGGGAATGGCATCCGCTTCAACGCCATTGGCGAGGTGGAGAAGCTGCCACGCTTCGTGAGGGAGCCGCTGGAGCGGCTGCGGGCCGACTCGGCGAACAACACGGGGATGGTGCTGACGCTGGCGCTGTCCTACGGCGGACGCGAGGAGCTGGCCCAGGCGGCGCGCCGGATGGCCGAGGCCGCCTGCAAGGGCGAGCTGACGCCGGCGCAGCTGGACACGCAGACCTTCGAGTCCTACCTCTGGACGAATGGGCTGCCACCGCTGGACCTGGTGGTGCGCACCAGCGGCGAGCAGCGCATCTCCAACTTCCTGCTCTGGCAGCTGGCGTACGCGGAGCTGTGCTTCAACGACATCCTCTGGCCGGACTTCCGGGCCGAGGCCTTCCTGCGCTGCCTGGCTCAATACCAGCAACGCGAGCGGCGCTTCGGTCTCACCTCCGCGCAAGTGAAGCGAGAGGACTCGCTCCGGGCCGGGGCGTGA
- a CDS encoding uracil-DNA glycosylase, with amino-acid sequence MKDRLPKDWRAVLKDVLDSPEFAALEAFVAEERREHTVYPSEEDLFSAFRLTPYENVKVLLLGQDPYHGPGQAHGLAFSVQPGVKPPPSLVNIFKELQSDVGAPKPGDGSLVPWAEQGVLLLNAVLTVRQGEPNSHAGHGWEHFTDAVIQKVSEKPEAVVFILWGSYAQKKKALIDTSRHLVLEAVHPSPLSAKKGFFGSKPFSGVNKALKKAGREPIDWELPS; translated from the coding sequence ATGAAGGACCGGCTGCCGAAGGACTGGAGGGCGGTGCTGAAAGACGTGCTGGACAGCCCGGAGTTCGCGGCGCTGGAGGCGTTCGTCGCCGAGGAGCGGCGGGAGCACACGGTGTACCCGTCCGAGGAGGACCTGTTCTCGGCCTTCCGGCTGACGCCCTACGAGAACGTGAAGGTGCTGCTGCTCGGGCAGGACCCGTACCACGGACCAGGTCAGGCCCATGGGCTGGCGTTCTCGGTGCAGCCCGGAGTGAAGCCACCGCCCTCGCTGGTGAACATCTTCAAGGAACTGCAGAGCGACGTGGGCGCGCCGAAGCCGGGGGATGGTTCGCTGGTACCGTGGGCGGAGCAGGGGGTGCTGCTGCTCAACGCGGTGCTGACGGTGCGCCAGGGCGAGCCCAACTCCCACGCGGGACATGGCTGGGAGCACTTCACCGACGCCGTCATCCAGAAGGTGAGCGAGAAGCCGGAGGCCGTGGTGTTCATCCTCTGGGGCAGCTACGCGCAGAAGAAGAAGGCGCTCATCGACACCTCGCGGCACCTCGTCCTCGAGGCGGTACATCCCTCTCCCTTGTCGGCGAAGAAGGGCTTCTTCGGCAGCAAACCCTTCAGTGGTGTCAACAAGGCCTTGAAGAAGGCCGGGCGTGAGCCCATCGACTGGGAGCTGCCGTCATGA
- a CDS encoding DUF4132 domain-containing protein, translating into MLPPTLVPAPIPGAPSSEPEHTDLPRLSAVQLGEQLRGEAAVSRVAALTLLGRLEAVHAVLTGVEDAALAARTAGVPESREEAGAERERLCPLAQEALTRHPELLAQTTSTYVRDSAPLAALPAESLPALVPAVRALLTTTQALVPIRTVQTFLARAAPRQVVESGLATDAHPRVRRAVLQALCRSRVDGAVEVLHQLFTRPELTTVDRGLLLDRLEALGEDVSLLDSERTLSLEAWAELARAEGADAVPKDLRGLPLVTVLAPLGELPVRWLLTQAREMGEERLPRPFRHLLERHLPPQALPALGRHALESWLAVKGKTGAAWMLSLIAEYAGDESVTTICRQIDAWRRHQKPKANTAIRALGRMGTVFALSQLERIASAGGRYTESLVQNAHEGLAEAAAARGLTPEQLREELVPDLGLTPEGLVVDLGPRGLRVKVRTDLSLEVHHEGGKVTKSFPALRKDEDPVKHAEGKQRFDVLRKNLQPVLKAQLARLEEVLFVQDDYMLERWQRLFLRHPVLRLVLQPVIWCRLTPPGEVVGSFRVAEDGTLVDAQNAEVRLHPSERIGLWHPVLEDARTHALWEEHLMDYRLVQPFRQLQREALRPTGAEREATAITRFQGMSLWASRLRNNLERLGCRAPVGDGGMLHEHARALPNHGVAFRVLHSPIQRQFELEERVELGQLEYTLEPRYRQRHGLAQQGQPTLGELPPVLCACLLDVMRSLALQADTP; encoded by the coding sequence ATGCTCCCCCCCACTCTAGTTCCCGCTCCCATCCCCGGCGCGCCTTCCTCCGAGCCCGAGCACACCGACCTCCCTCGGCTCTCCGCAGTGCAGTTGGGCGAGCAGCTGCGGGGGGAGGCGGCGGTTTCGCGCGTGGCGGCGCTCACCCTGCTCGGACGACTCGAGGCCGTCCACGCCGTCCTGACGGGTGTGGAGGACGCGGCGCTGGCTGCGCGCACGGCCGGGGTGCCTGAGTCCCGGGAGGAGGCGGGCGCGGAACGTGAGCGCCTGTGCCCGCTGGCGCAGGAGGCGCTCACGCGCCACCCGGAGCTGCTCGCGCAGACGACCTCGACGTATGTCCGCGACAGCGCCCCGCTCGCCGCGCTGCCCGCGGAGTCCCTACCGGCCCTGGTGCCGGCAGTCCGCGCGCTCCTCACGACGACACAGGCGCTCGTGCCCATCCGCACCGTGCAGACGTTCCTGGCCCGGGCCGCGCCGCGCCAGGTGGTGGAGTCTGGGCTCGCCACGGATGCGCACCCCCGCGTCCGCCGCGCGGTGCTCCAGGCGCTCTGCCGCTCGCGCGTGGACGGAGCCGTGGAGGTGCTCCACCAGCTCTTCACGCGGCCGGAGTTGACGACCGTGGACCGGGGCCTCCTCCTGGACCGGCTGGAGGCGCTCGGCGAGGACGTCTCCCTTCTGGACTCGGAGCGCACGCTCTCGCTCGAGGCCTGGGCGGAGCTCGCCCGGGCCGAGGGTGCGGACGCTGTGCCGAAGGATCTGCGCGGGCTCCCACTCGTCACCGTGCTCGCGCCGCTTGGGGAGTTGCCGGTGCGGTGGCTGCTCACGCAGGCCAGGGAAATGGGGGAGGAGCGGCTGCCACGTCCGTTCCGTCACCTGCTCGAGCGACACCTCCCCCCTCAGGCGCTCCCCGCGCTCGGGCGGCACGCGCTGGAGAGCTGGCTGGCGGTGAAGGGCAAGACGGGCGCCGCCTGGATGCTCTCGCTGATTGCTGAGTACGCTGGGGACGAGTCGGTGACGACTATCTGCCGCCAGATCGACGCGTGGCGCCGCCACCAGAAGCCCAAGGCCAATACCGCCATTCGCGCCCTCGGCAGGATGGGCACCGTCTTCGCCCTCTCACAGCTGGAGCGCATCGCCTCCGCGGGCGGGAGGTACACCGAGTCGCTCGTGCAGAACGCACACGAGGGGCTCGCGGAGGCCGCGGCCGCGCGTGGCCTGACACCCGAGCAATTGCGCGAGGAGCTGGTGCCGGACCTGGGCCTCACGCCGGAGGGCCTGGTGGTGGACCTGGGCCCGCGCGGGCTCCGGGTGAAGGTGCGGACGGACCTCTCGCTGGAGGTGCACCACGAGGGCGGCAAGGTGACGAAGTCCTTCCCGGCCCTCCGTAAGGACGAGGATCCGGTGAAGCACGCGGAGGGCAAGCAGCGCTTCGACGTGCTCCGCAAGAACCTCCAGCCGGTACTGAAGGCGCAGCTCGCGCGGCTCGAGGAGGTGCTCTTCGTTCAGGACGACTACATGCTGGAGCGCTGGCAACGGCTCTTCCTGCGCCACCCGGTGCTGCGGCTCGTCCTCCAGCCCGTGATCTGGTGCCGGCTTACGCCCCCGGGCGAGGTGGTGGGCTCGTTCCGCGTCGCGGAGGACGGGACGCTGGTGGACGCGCAGAACGCGGAGGTGCGCCTGCACCCCTCCGAGCGCATCGGCCTCTGGCACCCGGTGCTGGAGGATGCGCGTACGCATGCGCTGTGGGAGGAGCACCTGATGGACTACCGGCTCGTGCAGCCCTTCCGCCAGCTCCAGCGCGAGGCCCTCCGGCCCACCGGCGCGGAGCGCGAGGCCACGGCCATCACCCGCTTCCAGGGCATGTCCCTGTGGGCCAGCCGGTTGAGGAACAACCTGGAGCGGCTCGGGTGCCGGGCCCCGGTGGGAGACGGCGGCATGCTCCACGAGCACGCGCGCGCCCTGCCGAACCACGGGGTGGCCTTCCGCGTGCTCCACTCCCCCATCCAGCGGCAGTTCGAGCTGGAAGAGCGGGTGGAGCTGGGGCAGCTCGAGTACACGCTCGAGCCGAGGTACCGGCAGCGCCACGGCCTCGCACAGCAGGGCCAGCCCACGCTCGGGGAGCTGCCGCCGGTGCTGTGCGCGTGTCTGCTCGACGTGATGCGCTCGCTGGCGCTCCAGGCGGACACTCCCTGA